Proteins from a genomic interval of Flammeovirgaceae bacterium SG7u.111:
- a CDS encoding PadR family transcriptional regulator, which yields MPPPKDLLRGTLKTIVLKLLSEQKQMYGYEITQKVKELSNGEIELTFGALYPILHKLEAEGELITETVLVDNRARKYYQLTSKGNETVKTKLLEFQQFIETMGLLLNPSPTKPFSLS from the coding sequence ATGCCGCCACCAAAAGACCTACTTAGAGGAACATTAAAGACCATCGTACTGAAACTGCTTTCGGAGCAAAAGCAGATGTATGGTTACGAAATAACCCAAAAGGTGAAAGAGCTTTCCAACGGGGAAATTGAGCTGACCTTCGGAGCGCTCTACCCTATTTTGCACAAGCTGGAAGCCGAGGGCGAGCTAATTACAGAAACCGTGTTGGTTGATAACCGAGCACGGAAATATTACCAGCTCACCTCAAAAGGCAACGAAACGGTAAAAACCAAACTCCTAGAATTTCAGCAGTTTATAGAAACTATGGGCTTGTTGCTCAACCCTTCACCTACTAAACCCTTTTCCCTGTCATGA
- a CDS encoding T9SS type A sorting domain-containing protein, translated as MKTLLILTFTLTISSFYSCAPAFAQKIFTSVKTGDWNDCTTWNNGACSDILGDTYPDVNDNVIIETGHTVTITQHNGERPRDYGTTSYVGGDLAFLHSGNITINGGLTTSTNVKLLLNGNVDVFGSLATVGNTADLFVTGNLFVYSTASSFSVGDDFFISSSGSVNLDIASSSADDITFDGTGAQLCGSGSLDLKNATGSADSEIKAIEGADPNTQVCDGFEITGCPSSGVTYTCKFTGSGIFLLPVELLHFYAKKGKGKIDMEWMTASEINNAFFTVEKSLDGKSWKELGIVDGMGTSYEPTNYLFSDEDPNQGLNYYRLRQNDYDGTYAYSKVINVIYTGIVISNTSLLAYPNPSKGNLSLKVTGLESEDLSLSITDVTGKIVYQNTKVEFNPYSEIELDLRNLGLKNGIFFIKLNSRYSEVSEKLFLNF; from the coding sequence ATGAAAACATTATTAATACTGACATTTACACTAACCATTTCTTCCTTCTATTCATGTGCTCCAGCCTTTGCTCAAAAAATATTTACATCTGTAAAAACGGGCGACTGGAATGATTGTACTACATGGAATAATGGGGCGTGCTCGGACATCTTAGGAGATACATATCCTGATGTAAACGATAATGTAATTATAGAAACGGGTCACACAGTCACTATCACGCAGCATAATGGCGAAAGACCTAGGGATTATGGCACCACCTCTTATGTAGGAGGTGATCTTGCCTTTTTACACTCAGGCAATATCACAATTAACGGAGGACTCACTACATCTACAAATGTAAAGCTACTCTTAAATGGAAATGTTGATGTATTCGGGTCATTAGCTACCGTCGGGAATACGGCAGATTTATTTGTAACTGGGAATTTATTTGTTTACAGTACAGCAAGCTCTTTTAGTGTAGGCGATGACTTTTTCATTTCTTCTTCAGGATCAGTAAATTTAGATATAGCCTCTTCCTCGGCAGACGATATTACTTTTGACGGTACAGGAGCTCAGCTTTGTGGGAGTGGGTCTTTAGACCTTAAAAATGCAACAGGTTCTGCTGATTCTGAAATTAAAGCTATTGAAGGAGCTGACCCCAATACCCAAGTTTGTGACGGGTTTGAAATTACAGGCTGCCCCTCTTCAGGTGTAACCTATACTTGCAAGTTTACCGGATCAGGGATTTTTTTATTACCTGTCGAACTACTTCATTTTTATGCTAAAAAAGGGAAGGGGAAGATAGATATGGAATGGATGACCGCTAGCGAGATCAATAACGCCTTTTTCACGGTTGAAAAATCATTGGATGGCAAGAGCTGGAAAGAGCTTGGAATTGTAGACGGGATGGGTACTAGCTATGAACCTACCAACTACCTTTTTTCGGACGAAGACCCTAACCAAGGGTTGAACTATTACCGGCTAAGGCAAAATGATTATGACGGCACTTACGCTTATTCCAAGGTTATAAATGTAATTTACACTGGCATTGTCATTTCCAACACTAGCCTTTTGGCTTACCCCAACCCAAGTAAAGGAAACCTGTCACTCAAGGTAACTGGGCTAGAAAGCGAAGACCTTTCACTTTCCATCACCGATGTTACTGGCAAGATAGTTTATCAAAACACCAAGGTGGAGTTCAACCCGTACAGCGAAATAGAACTTGATCTTCGAAACTTAGGCTTAAAAAATGGAATATTTTTCATAAAGCTCAACAGCCGATATAGCGAAGTAAGCGAAAAGCTCTTTTTAAACTTTTAG
- the glgP gene encoding alpha-glucan family phosphorylase: MSNVTETSTEKMPRVAYFCMEYGLDNRFKTYAGGLGILAGDYMKGAKDNNRPIVGIGIKWKQGYTDQYVDEAGKAYDTYHNYSYDFLEDTGVTVSVDIRKTEVKCKVWKVDAFGNAPIYLLDTDIPENADAWITGQLYGWFGEERIAQEMVLGIGGVRALRALGIEVDIYHFNEGHALFAGFELIREKREDEGMSFGKAFKKTKQEVVFTTHTPVVQGNESHPLDKLMYMGANNGISKRRLVALGGDPFNMTVGALRLSKMANAVAQLHGKTANKMWEEVDERAEIIGITNAIHQPTWVDPRMTEAADNGGDLWGIHMENKRALVKFVKERNGVELDENVLTLGFSRRAVAYKRSNFIFTDEKIIDPLLKEKKLQLVFSGKAHPLDDGGKEIVETLVKMSKKYPGAVVFLQNYDMEIGAMLTRGSDVWLNNPRRPKEASGTSGMKAAMNGVLNFSTLDGWWPEACEHGVTGWQFGDGFEHKKEKKLDEHDLKALYKVLLEEVVPTYYDNRDKWVEMMKASIVETKITFDVKRMLDQYYALLYEA, from the coding sequence ATGAGTAACGTAACAGAGACTAGTACTGAAAAAATGCCCCGTGTGGCGTATTTCTGCATGGAATATGGGCTTGACAACCGATTTAAGACCTATGCCGGCGGACTGGGAATATTGGCAGGCGACTACATGAAAGGTGCGAAGGATAACAACCGCCCCATAGTTGGGATTGGGATAAAATGGAAGCAAGGTTATACGGATCAATACGTGGACGAGGCTGGTAAGGCTTACGACACGTACCACAACTATTCGTATGACTTTCTGGAAGACACTGGGGTGACGGTATCGGTGGATATCAGAAAAACAGAGGTGAAGTGTAAAGTGTGGAAAGTAGATGCTTTTGGCAATGCGCCCATCTATTTGCTAGATACAGATATTCCCGAAAATGCGGATGCTTGGATTACGGGCCAGCTCTACGGTTGGTTTGGAGAGGAAAGAATTGCCCAAGAAATGGTGTTGGGAATAGGAGGGGTGAGAGCTTTGCGTGCTTTGGGTATTGAGGTAGATATTTATCATTTCAATGAAGGGCATGCGCTTTTTGCTGGCTTCGAGCTGATTAGGGAAAAGCGGGAAGATGAAGGGATGAGCTTTGGCAAGGCCTTCAAAAAAACGAAACAAGAGGTAGTGTTTACCACGCACACACCGGTGGTACAAGGCAACGAATCGCATCCTCTGGATAAATTGATGTACATGGGGGCGAACAACGGGATTTCGAAAAGGAGATTGGTTGCTCTTGGTGGAGACCCGTTCAATATGACTGTGGGGGCTTTGAGGCTTTCTAAAATGGCAAATGCCGTGGCGCAGTTGCATGGGAAAACTGCAAACAAAATGTGGGAAGAAGTGGATGAACGGGCTGAAATCATTGGGATTACCAATGCGATCCACCAGCCAACTTGGGTAGACCCAAGAATGACGGAAGCAGCGGACAATGGCGGAGATTTGTGGGGAATTCACATGGAAAATAAGCGCGCCTTGGTGAAGTTTGTGAAGGAAAGAAATGGGGTGGAGCTAGACGAAAATGTGCTCACACTTGGCTTTTCGCGAAGAGCAGTGGCTTACAAGCGGAGCAATTTTATCTTCACCGATGAGAAAATAATTGATCCGTTGCTCAAAGAGAAGAAGTTGCAGTTGGTGTTTTCTGGAAAAGCACACCCGCTGGACGATGGGGGCAAGGAGATAGTGGAAACGTTGGTGAAGATGTCTAAGAAATACCCTGGTGCGGTGGTGTTTTTGCAAAACTACGACATGGAAATAGGGGCGATGCTCACCCGTGGTTCGGACGTATGGCTCAACAACCCTCGCCGACCAAAAGAAGCGAGTGGAACTTCAGGAATGAAAGCGGCGATGAATGGTGTGTTGAACTTTAGCACGCTAGACGGATGGTGGCCTGAAGCCTGCGAGCATGGCGTGACCGGCTGGCAGTTTGGCGATGGCTTCGAACACAAAAAAGAGAAAAAATTAGATGAGCACGATTTGAAAGCTCTTTATAAAGTATTGCTTGAAGAAGTTGTTCCGACTTACTACGATAACCGCGATAAGTGGGTGGAAATGATGAAGGCGAGTATTGTAGAAACAAAAATAACGTTCGATGTGAAGCGGATGCTTGATCAGTATTATGCGTTGCTTTATGAAGCGTAG
- a CDS encoding Crp/Fnr family transcriptional regulator: MEEHLLKYYGNLFEKELLEEISNEGTYKRIEKGTTLIEIGNYIKSMPLLLNGAIKVLREDENGSELLLYFLEKGDTCAMTLTCCVGNARSQIRAVAELDTELFLLPSQKMEEWLKYKSWRDFVFESYNARLYEMLDAIDTLAFLNMNERLYKYLQNKVMVKKSKELTISHQEIAYELNTSRVVISRLLKQFENEGKVKLFRNKLEVV, encoded by the coding sequence ATGGAAGAGCATTTATTGAAATATTATGGAAACCTTTTCGAAAAGGAGTTACTGGAAGAGATTTCCAACGAAGGCACTTACAAAAGGATTGAAAAGGGAACAACACTGATAGAAATCGGCAATTATATCAAAAGCATGCCCCTGCTGCTCAACGGAGCCATAAAAGTGCTGCGGGAAGATGAAAATGGTAGTGAGTTGCTGCTCTATTTCCTAGAGAAAGGAGATACCTGCGCCATGACGCTCACCTGCTGCGTAGGCAATGCCCGCAGTCAAATCCGAGCCGTAGCCGAGCTAGATACCGAGCTTTTCCTCCTCCCCAGCCAAAAAATGGAAGAGTGGCTGAAATATAAATCGTGGAGAGATTTTGTGTTTGAAAGCTACAATGCAAGACTCTACGAAATGCTCGACGCCATAGACACGTTGGCTTTCCTGAACATGAACGAGCGCCTTTACAAATACCTACAAAACAAGGTGATGGTCAAAAAAAGCAAGGAACTAACTATTTCCCACCAAGAGATCGCCTACGAGCTCAACACCTCCCGAGTGGTCATTTCCCGCCTGCTCAAACAGTTTGAAAATGAGGGTAAGGTCAAGCTGTTCAGGAATAAACTTGAGGTGGTTTAG